One genomic window of Anaeromicrobium sediminis includes the following:
- the frr gene encoding ribosome recycling factor, whose translation MILGIHKELEEKMQKTIRVYKEDLNAMRAGRANPALLDKIMVDYYGSSTPLKQIANVSAPEPRMLVIQPYDQTAISSIEKSITQSELGLNPSNDGKIIRLAIPQLTEERRKDLIKLVKKTAEGSKVAIRNERRDANDKLKKLQKNGEITEDDLKGAEEEVQKLTNKYIDVIDELLKKKEKEMMEV comes from the coding sequence ATGATATTAGGAATTCATAAGGAATTAGAAGAAAAAATGCAAAAGACAATAAGAGTATACAAAGAAGACTTAAATGCAATGCGTGCAGGAAGAGCTAATCCAGCTTTATTAGACAAAATAATGGTTGACTATTATGGTTCAAGTACACCTCTTAAGCAAATTGCTAATGTATCTGCTCCAGAACCTAGAATGTTAGTTATTCAACCATATGACCAAACTGCTATATCAAGCATTGAAAAATCCATAACTCAATCTGAGTTAGGACTAAACCCTTCAAATGATGGAAAGATAATTAGATTGGCAATTCCTCAATTAACAGAAGAAAGAAGAAAAGATCTTATAAAGTTAGTTAAAAAGACTGCTGAGGGTTCTAAGGTAGCAATTAGAAATGAACGTAGAGATGCAAATGATAAATTAAAGAAATTACAGAAAAATGGAGAAATAACAGAAGACGATTTAAAGGGTGCAGAAGAGGAAGTGCAAAAGCTAACTAATAAATATATAGATGTTATTGATGAATTATTAAAGAAGAAAGAAAAGGAAATGATGGAGGTATAA
- a CDS encoding PolC-type DNA polymerase III has product MLRLKELSKKFNIDKVEKDNVVVDKIVYDKKNKKLNIIINADEIIKNESLDILKGNILKELNFISQLSLKMKYNNLSIKDNIKSYWPNIVHALKDEHPSIVAWLNEPKIEFKDEYLNIILENNMGIDYLKNKSIDYFIKQNIKNAFDEDLKIQFLMKNNDIKEYLKEKDAQTQSMVKDMVVREERSSFKSDTKKDEENNSIDSIGKKITDGEVPTYEITDESGMVVVKGELIDVEIRELKSGKFLFNMSITDYKGTIGVKLFVKKEDKEGTEALFKKGQFYKVRGEARYDTFSKEVIVMARDVMRSIPIDIREDFEKEKRVELHAHTQMSSMDGVVSASALVSRAAKWGHKAIAITDHGVVQAFPEAMSAAKKNNIKVLYGVEGYLADDGEPIVVNPNNLDLDQTFIVFDIETTGLSSKNDKITEIGAVKIKDGEVIDSFNELINPQKPIPSKIVELTGITNEMVRNKPTIEEILPKFMEFIEDYPVVAHNASFDTSFIIENCERINKEFNNPILDTLKLSKILLPKLKRYRLNVVAKELGIKLVNHHRAVDDAKATGEIFIKFLDMLKEKDINRLDEINKLYSDLVDVKKLDTYHIVILVKNYKGLKNLYKIISEAHMKNFYKRPRITKSMLSSMREGLIIGTACEAGELYKAILSNKSEKEIEEIAKYYDYLEIQPICNNTFLIEKGLVADEEELKDINIKIVNLGEKLNKPVVGTGDVHFLDPKDEVYRRILMAGQGFSDADKQTPLYFKTTEEMLDEFSYLGKDMAKEVVITNTNKIADMVESILPIPDGTFPPIIEGSDEDLRNMCYEKAKRIYGDPIPDIVIKRLDRELNSIISNGYAVMYIISQKLVTKSLEDGYLVGSRGSVGSSFVATMSDITEVNPLPPHYVCPKCKHSEFITDGSIGSGADLPDKNCPKCESVYIKDGHEIPFEVFLGFEGDKEPDIDLNFAGEYQPTAHKYTEELFGEGHVYRAGTIGTIAEKTAYGFVKKYHDEREKIVNFREIDRLSKGCTGVKRTTGQHPGGVMVVPHYKDVFDFSPIQYPANDSSSGVITMHFDYHSISGRILKLDILGHDVPTIIRMLHDITGIDPTHVDLGDKETISIFTSPKALKIQDEEFKCEVGSLGVPEFGTKFVRQMLVDTQPTTFAELVRISGLSHGTDVWLNNAQDLVRQNIAQLKDVISTRDDIMNYLILKGLPPKSAFKIMENVRKGKGLSEDDEEMMIDNKVPNWYIESCKKIKYMFPKAHAVAYVMMSFRLAYFKVHHPLAFYATYFTIKASDFDAELVSKGKETIREKIKELENMPNNLTQKEKDLLTVLEVVDEMYSRGFDFKRVDIYKSHYSKFQIEDEKLLPPLIALQGVGENAAKSIYECKDDGEFISMEDLRTRAKVTKTVIETLRIHGCLKGLPETNQLSLF; this is encoded by the coding sequence TTGCTTAGATTAAAGGAATTATCTAAGAAGTTCAATATAGATAAAGTAGAAAAAGATAATGTTGTAGTAGATAAGATTGTATATGATAAGAAAAATAAGAAATTAAATATAATAATAAATGCAGATGAGATAATAAAGAATGAATCATTAGATATATTAAAAGGGAATATACTAAAAGAACTAAACTTCATATCTCAGCTAAGTCTTAAAATGAAATATAATAATTTAAGCATAAAGGATAATATAAAATCCTATTGGCCGAATATAGTACATGCATTAAAGGATGAACACCCATCTATAGTAGCATGGTTAAATGAACCTAAAATAGAATTTAAAGATGAATATTTAAACATAATATTAGAAAATAATATGGGTATAGATTATTTAAAAAATAAAAGTATAGATTATTTTATTAAGCAAAATATAAAAAATGCCTTTGATGAAGATCTAAAAATACAATTTTTGATGAAAAATAATGATATAAAAGAATATTTGAAAGAAAAAGATGCCCAAACTCAATCTATGGTAAAGGATATGGTAGTGAGAGAAGAAAGATCCAGTTTTAAGTCCGATACAAAAAAAGATGAAGAAAACAATAGTATTGATTCTATTGGTAAAAAGATTACTGACGGAGAAGTTCCCACATATGAAATAACAGATGAGTCAGGAATGGTAGTTGTTAAAGGTGAGCTAATAGATGTGGAAATTAGAGAACTTAAAAGTGGTAAATTTTTATTTAATATGAGTATAACTGACTATAAGGGCACCATAGGAGTAAAATTATTTGTAAAAAAAGAAGATAAAGAGGGAACTGAAGCTTTATTTAAAAAAGGTCAGTTTTATAAAGTTAGAGGAGAAGCAAGATATGATACCTTCTCTAAAGAAGTAATTGTAATGGCTAGAGATGTGATGAGAAGTATACCTATAGATATACGTGAAGATTTTGAAAAGGAAAAAAGGGTAGAATTACATGCCCATACCCAAATGAGTTCTATGGATGGTGTAGTTTCTGCTTCAGCTTTAGTAAGTAGAGCTGCAAAGTGGGGGCATAAAGCCATTGCCATAACAGATCATGGTGTAGTGCAAGCCTTTCCAGAGGCCATGTCTGCCGCTAAGAAGAATAACATAAAGGTATTATATGGGGTAGAGGGATATTTAGCAGATGATGGAGAACCCATAGTTGTAAATCCTAATAATTTAGACTTAGATCAAACTTTTATAGTCTTTGATATAGAGACTACGGGTCTTTCAAGTAAGAATGATAAGATCACAGAAATTGGAGCTGTAAAGATTAAAGATGGTGAAGTGATAGATTCTTTTAATGAATTAATAAACCCACAAAAGCCTATTCCATCAAAAATCGTTGAACTCACTGGAATAACAAACGAAATGGTTAGGAACAAGCCAACTATAGAAGAAATACTCCCTAAATTCATGGAGTTTATTGAGGATTATCCAGTAGTTGCCCATAACGCAAGTTTTGATACTTCCTTTATAATAGAGAATTGTGAAAGAATAAATAAAGAATTCAATAACCCTATACTAGACACATTAAAACTTTCTAAAATATTATTGCCAAAGCTAAAGAGATACAGATTAAATGTAGTGGCTAAGGAATTGGGTATAAAATTAGTTAATCACCACAGGGCTGTTGACGATGCCAAGGCAACAGGGGAAATCTTTATAAAATTTTTAGACATGCTAAAGGAAAAGGATATAAATAGATTAGATGAGATAAATAAATTATATTCAGATTTAGTAGATGTGAAAAAACTAGACACTTATCATATTGTAATATTAGTTAAAAATTACAAAGGCCTTAAAAATTTATATAAGATAATATCAGAGGCCCATATGAAAAACTTTTATAAAAGGCCAAGAATAACAAAATCAATGCTATCAAGTATGAGAGAGGGACTCATAATAGGAACGGCATGTGAGGCAGGAGAACTATATAAGGCCATATTAAGTAACAAAAGTGAAAAGGAAATAGAGGAAATTGCTAAGTATTACGATTATCTTGAAATACAGCCTATTTGCAATAATACATTTTTAATAGAAAAGGGCCTTGTGGCAGACGAAGAAGAATTAAAAGATATTAATATAAAAATTGTGAACCTAGGAGAAAAGTTGAATAAGCCTGTTGTAGGAACAGGAGATGTACACTTTTTAGATCCTAAGGATGAAGTATATAGACGAATTTTAATGGCAGGTCAAGGATTTTCCGATGCTGATAAGCAAACACCCCTATATTTCAAAACTACTGAAGAGATGCTAGATGAGTTTAGTTATCTAGGGAAAGATATGGCAAAGGAAGTTGTCATAACCAATACTAATAAAATAGCAGATATGGTAGAATCAATACTTCCAATACCAGATGGTACTTTTCCTCCCATTATAGAAGGATCTGATGAGGATTTAAGGAATATGTGTTATGAAAAGGCTAAAAGAATTTATGGCGATCCTATTCCTGATATTGTAATAAAGAGACTTGATAGGGAGCTAAACTCTATTATTAGTAATGGATATGCAGTAATGTATATAATCTCACAAAAGCTTGTTACCAAATCTTTAGAGGATGGATATTTAGTAGGGTCAAGGGGATCTGTTGGTTCTTCATTTGTAGCTACTATGAGTGACATAACAGAAGTTAATCCATTGCCACCCCATTATGTGTGTCCAAAGTGTAAACACTCAGAGTTCATAACAGATGGTTCTATTGGTAGTGGAGCAGACCTTCCAGATAAGAATTGTCCTAAATGTGAAAGTGTATATATAAAAGATGGTCATGAGATCCCCTTTGAAGTATTCTTAGGATTTGAAGGAGATAAGGAACCTGATATAGATTTAAACTTTGCAGGAGAATATCAACCTACAGCCCATAAATATACGGAAGAACTATTTGGAGAAGGACATGTATATAGGGCAGGAACCATTGGTACAATTGCAGAAAAGACAGCATATGGTTTCGTAAAAAAATATCACGATGAAAGGGAAAAAATCGTAAACTTTAGAGAAATTGATAGATTGTCAAAGGGATGTACTGGAGTGAAAAGAACAACAGGACAACATCCAGGTGGAGTTATGGTTGTTCCTCACTATAAGGATGTATTTGATTTTTCTCCTATCCAATATCCTGCCAATGACAGTTCATCTGGAGTAATAACAATGCATTTTGATTATCACTCCATAAGTGGTAGAATACTTAAACTAGATATATTAGGTCACGATGTTCCCACTATTATTAGGATGCTTCATGATATAACAGGCATAGACCCAACCCATGTAGATTTAGGAGATAAGGAAACTATAAGTATATTTACTTCTCCGAAGGCTCTTAAGATACAAGATGAAGAGTTTAAGTGCGAAGTAGGAAGTCTTGGAGTACCAGAATTCGGGACTAAATTTGTAAGACAAATGCTTGTGGATACACAACCTACTACCTTTGCAGAACTAGTTCGAATAAGTGGATTATCCCATGGTACGGATGTGTGGTTGAATAATGCACAAGATTTAGTAAGGCAAAATATAGCACAATTAAAGGATGTTATATCTACTAGAGATGATATTATGAATTATCTCATATTAAAGGGACTTCCCCCTAAATCTGCCTTCAAAATAATGGAAAATGTTAGAAAGGGTAAGGGGTTATCAGAAGATGATGAAGAAATGATGATTGATAACAAAGTTCCTAATTGGTATATAGAATCATGTAAAAAGATAAAATATATGTTCCCTAAAGCTCATGCTGTTGCATATGTTATGATGTCCTTTAGATTGGCATATTTTAAAGTTCACCATCCATTGGCTTTTTATGCCACTTACTTTACTATAAAAGCATCTGATTTTGATGCAGAATTAGTTAGTAAAGGAAAGGAAACTATAAGAGAAAAAATAAAAGAATTGGAGAACATGCCCAATAACCTTACCCAAAAGGAAAAAGACTTACTCACAGTGTTAGAGGTAGTAGATGAAATGTATTCAAGGGGCTTTGACTTTAAAAGGGTGGATATATACAAATCCCATTATAGTAAATTTCAAATAGAAGATGAAAAATTACTACCACCATTAATTGCACTTCAAGGGGTTGGGGAAAATGCAGCAAAGAGTATATATGAATGTAAAGATGATGGAGAATTTATTTCCATGGAAGACCTAAGGACGAGAGCTAAGGTTACTAAGACTGTAATAGAAACATTAAGGATTCATGGATGTTTAAAGGGATTACCAGAAACAAATCAGTTAAGTTTATTTTAA
- the pyrH gene encoding UMP kinase, with product MVVSPKYKRIILKLSGEALAGENGFGIDGNTVSAIAKQVKELQELGVEVAIVVGGGNFWRGRTGEGMDRTTADYMGMLATVINALALQDALEGIDVLTRVQTAIEMRQIAEPYIRRKAVRHLEKARVVIFASGTGNPYFSTDTTAALRAAEIEAEVILLAKKVDGVYDSDPNINKDAKKFDELSYIDVLNKGLGVMDSTATSLCMDNKIPILVFGLNEPENIKKAILGEQIGTCVK from the coding sequence ATAGTAGTGAGTCCCAAATATAAAAGAATAATCTTAAAATTAAGTGGAGAAGCTTTAGCTGGAGAAAACGGCTTTGGCATAGATGGTAATACTGTTAGTGCTATAGCAAAGCAAGTAAAGGAACTACAGGAATTAGGCGTAGAAGTTGCTATAGTAGTAGGAGGAGGCAATTTCTGGAGAGGTAGAACTGGTGAAGGTATGGATAGAACCACAGCAGATTATATGGGAATGCTTGCTACTGTTATAAATGCTTTGGCTCTTCAAGATGCCCTAGAGGGTATAGATGTTCTTACAAGAGTGCAAACGGCTATAGAAATGAGACAAATTGCAGAACCATATATAAGAAGAAAAGCCGTTAGACATTTAGAAAAGGCAAGGGTTGTCATCTTTGCATCTGGTACGGGAAATCCATATTTTTCAACGGATACTACAGCAGCTTTAAGAGCAGCTGAAATTGAAGCAGAAGTAATACTTCTTGCTAAAAAGGTAGATGGAGTTTATGATTCAGATCCAAATATAAATAAAGATGCGAAAAAATTCGATGAGCTAAGTTACATAGATGTATTAAATAAGGGATTGGGAGTTATGGATTCTACTGCTACGTCCTTGTGTATGGATAATAAAATTCCTATATTAGTGTTTGGGTTAAATGAACCAGAAAACATTAAGAAGGCAATTTTAGGTGAACAAATAGGAACTTGTGTAAAATAA
- a CDS encoding 1-deoxy-D-xylulose-5-phosphate reductoisomerase — protein MKNISILGSTGSIGTQALDVVRSNKEKFKVVGLTAGKNIELLEKQIREFNPEIVAVMDEEKAIELKRKISHMDVEIFSGIEGLNEVATIESAHVVLTSVVGMVGLVPTMKAIEAKKDIALANKETLVTAGKIVMDAAKKNKVKILPVDSEHSAIFQSLSGYENKDINRVILTASGGPFRGLKRQEVKDKKVNEALKHPKWNMGKKISIDSATLMNKGLEVIEAKWLFDVEPEQIEVVVHPQSIIHSMVEYKDSSIISQMGYPDMRVPIQYALTYPERMENNYEKTDFYKIGQLTFEKADTQTFPCLELAYEALKKGGSYPAVLNGANEELVELYIQDKIKFYDISDTIKEVLEVHDPKYNFSVKDIIQIDKWSREFVKNKFKGV, from the coding sequence ATGAAAAATATTAGCATTTTAGGTTCGACAGGCTCAATTGGAACGCAAGCATTAGATGTAGTTAGAAGCAACAAAGAAAAATTTAAAGTTGTTGGATTAACGGCAGGAAAGAATATAGAGTTATTAGAAAAGCAAATAAGAGAATTTAATCCAGAAATAGTAGCTGTTATGGATGAAGAAAAAGCTATAGAATTAAAAAGAAAAATTTCTCATATGGATGTGGAAATTTTCAGTGGCATAGAAGGTTTAAATGAAGTGGCTACAATAGAGTCAGCCCACGTAGTTTTAACATCAGTAGTGGGCATGGTAGGTCTAGTACCTACTATGAAGGCCATTGAGGCTAAAAAAGATATAGCACTAGCTAACAAAGAAACCCTAGTAACAGCTGGTAAGATAGTAATGGATGCGGCAAAGAAAAATAAAGTTAAAATATTGCCTGTAGATAGTGAACATAGTGCCATATTCCAATCTCTTTCTGGTTATGAGAACAAAGATATTAATAGGGTTATTTTAACTGCCTCAGGAGGTCCCTTTAGAGGATTAAAAAGGCAGGAGGTAAAAGATAAAAAAGTAAATGAAGCCTTAAAACATCCTAAGTGGAATATGGGTAAAAAAATCAGTATTGATTCAGCTACTTTAATGAATAAGGGCTTGGAAGTTATAGAGGCAAAGTGGCTATTTGATGTGGAGCCAGAACAAATAGAAGTGGTAGTACATCCACAAAGTATAATTCATTCTATGGTAGAATATAAGGATTCCTCCATAATATCTCAAATGGGCTATCCTGACATGAGAGTGCCAATACAATATGCACTAACTTATCCTGAGAGAATGGAAAATAACTATGAAAAAACAGATTTTTATAAAATAGGGCAACTTACTTTTGAAAAGGCAGATACACAAACTTTTCCTTGCTTAGAGCTGGCATATGAAGCTCTGAAAAAAGGAGGAAGTTATCCGGCCGTATTAAATGGTGCAAATGAAGAATTAGTAGAATTATATATACAAGACAAAATTAAATTTTATGATATCTCCGATACTATAAAAGAAGTGCTAGAAGTGCATGATCCTAAATATAATTTTAGTGTAAAAGATATTATCCAAATTGACAAATGGTCTAGAGAGTTTGTCAAAAATAAATTTAAAGGAGTGTAA
- a CDS encoding phosphatidate cytidylyltransferase, with amino-acid sequence MLTRIISALVAIPILLYVVFKGDNTLTIGVLIVSTLGIIEFFNAFNNIKIKPSKSVGVISCLLLFIINMFSYEPVNFLPLWFFSMGLLVLIKMVLDSKFTIMDTLVTITGLFYVSFLINHIALMTKNVNYDKFIWLIFIVAWATDTCAYFTGYLFGKNKLCPDISPKKTIEGAIGGIFGSVLVSVIYSYYFIPKYVIHFAIIGLIGSILGQIGDLVASMFKRYCGIKDYGKIMPGHGGILDRFDSILFTAPLVYYYVTFML; translated from the coding sequence GTGTTAACTAGGATAATATCAGCGTTAGTGGCAATTCCAATACTTCTATATGTGGTGTTTAAAGGAGACAACACATTGACAATAGGTGTACTAATTGTGTCAACTCTAGGAATTATAGAGTTTTTTAATGCATTTAATAACATTAAAATTAAACCATCAAAGAGTGTGGGTGTGATTAGTTGTTTATTGTTATTCATAATAAATATGTTTAGTTATGAACCTGTTAATTTCTTACCCCTATGGTTTTTTTCTATGGGACTTCTTGTTTTGATAAAAATGGTATTAGACAGCAAGTTTACTATTATGGACACGTTAGTTACTATAACAGGATTGTTTTATGTATCTTTTCTAATAAATCATATAGCTTTAATGACTAAGAATGTGAACTATGATAAATTCATTTGGCTCATTTTCATAGTAGCATGGGCTACTGATACTTGTGCATATTTTACAGGTTATTTATTTGGAAAGAATAAACTATGTCCTGACATTAGCCCTAAAAAAACAATAGAAGGTGCTATAGGAGGTATTTTTGGAAGTGTATTAGTAAGTGTTATATATTCTTATTATTTTATACCTAAATATGTGATTCATTTTGCTATAATAGGATTAATAGGAAGTATATTAGGACAAATAGGTGACTTGGTAGCATCTATGTTCAAAAGATATTGTGGAATTAAAGACTATGGAAAAATAATGCCTGGACATGGAGGCATATTAGATAGATTTGATAGCATACTATTTACAGCACCACTAGTTTATTATTATGTTACATTTATGCTGTAA
- a CDS encoding isoprenyl transferase codes for MKTIKKIFASKEEETIQLDMENLPRHIAIIMDGNGRWAKKRGLPRTAGHKAGIEALREVIKASSELKIGFLTLYAFSTENWKRPKEEVSALMKLLVYYLQKEVKELHKNNVRIRTIGNIGQLPEEAISQIGKAVDLTKNNKGLTVNIALNYGGRDEIIRAVRNICKENIEGNICIENIDEEKFSTYLDTGDSPDPDLLIRPSGELRTSNFLLWQLAYAEFWFSNIYWPDFNKKHLYTAIKDYQMRHRRFGGLK; via the coding sequence ATGAAGACGATAAAAAAAATATTTGCTTCTAAGGAAGAAGAAACTATCCAATTGGATATGGAAAATCTTCCGAGGCATATTGCCATTATCATGGATGGAAACGGCAGATGGGCTAAAAAAAGAGGCTTACCTAGAACTGCAGGCCATAAAGCAGGAATTGAAGCACTAAGAGAAGTTATAAAGGCTTCATCAGAATTGAAAATCGGTTTTTTAACTTTGTATGCTTTTTCAACAGAAAATTGGAAAAGACCAAAGGAAGAAGTTTCAGCTTTAATGAAACTATTAGTTTATTATTTGCAAAAAGAAGTAAAGGAATTGCATAAAAACAATGTGAGAATTAGAACCATTGGTAATATAGGCCAACTGCCTGAAGAAGCCATATCACAAATTGGGAAAGCAGTAGACTTAACAAAAAATAATAAGGGGCTTACAGTTAATATTGCTCTAAATTATGGTGGACGAGATGAGATTATAAGGGCTGTGAGAAATATATGTAAAGAAAATATAGAAGGGAATATATGTATAGAAAATATAGATGAAGAAAAATTTTCTACATATTTAGATACAGGCGACTCACCTGACCCGGATTTGTTAATAAGACCAAGCGGCGAATTGAGAACCAGCAATTTTCTTTTATGGCAACTTGCATATGCAGAATTTTGGTTTTCTAATATATATTGGCCCGATTTTAATAAAAAGCATCTATATACGGCTATTAAAGATTATCAAATGAGACATAGGAGATTCGGAGGTCTTAAATAA
- the rseP gene encoding RIP metalloprotease RseP, translated as MKTFIVAGLVFGMLVLFHEFGHFSVAKLVGIKVHEFAIGMGPKILSYKGAETRYSVRIFPIGGYVKMEGEDEQSSDVRSFNNKPLLARLSVILAGPLMNFVLAVILFSIIFYSVGFPTTTIGETTKDLPAYKSGLQTGDKILAIDDKKVGTWDEIVKNIKESNKDNIKISYERNDKKEHVYITPVINKEDNRRIIGITPRFEKSIVKSIKYSFDRIIFIIDEMFKFFGRLFAGKASSSDVVGPVGIIHIVGEAAKTNIYNVLSLAALISINLGMVNLLPIPALDGGRIIFLLFEGISGKPIDPEKEGMIHFTGFILLMGLMLFMVYKDLLRFVL; from the coding sequence ATGAAAACATTCATAGTTGCCGGTTTGGTTTTTGGCATGTTAGTACTTTTTCATGAATTTGGACATTTTAGTGTGGCTAAACTTGTGGGTATAAAGGTTCATGAATTTGCAATTGGTATGGGTCCTAAAATTCTTAGCTATAAGGGAGCAGAGACCAGGTACTCAGTGAGGATTTTTCCCATAGGAGGATATGTTAAAATGGAAGGAGAAGATGAACAGTCTTCTGACGTAAGAAGTTTTAACAATAAACCCCTATTGGCAAGACTTAGTGTCATATTAGCAGGGCCCCTAATGAACTTTGTACTGGCTGTTATATTATTCAGTATAATATTTTATTCAGTAGGATTTCCAACTACTACAATTGGAGAAACCACAAAGGATTTACCAGCTTATAAATCGGGTCTTCAAACTGGAGATAAAATACTAGCTATAGATGATAAAAAGGTAGGTACCTGGGATGAAATTGTTAAGAACATAAAGGAGTCAAATAAGGATAACATAAAAATATCATATGAACGAAATGATAAAAAAGAGCATGTATATATAACTCCCGTAATAAATAAAGAAGACAATAGAAGGATAATAGGTATAACACCTAGGTTTGAAAAATCAATTGTTAAATCTATTAAGTATAGCTTTGACAGAATAATTTTTATAATAGACGAAATGTTTAAGTTCTTTGGTAGACTATTTGCAGGTAAGGCATCATCTAGTGATGTGGTAGGACCTGTAGGTATAATTCACATAGTAGGTGAGGCTGCTAAAACTAACATATATAATGTATTATCTTTAGCAGCGTTAATAAGTATAAACTTAGGAATGGTTAATTTACTACCTATACCAGCCTTAGATGGAGGTAGAATAATATTTTTATTATTTGAGGGAATTAGTGGTAAGCCCATAGATCCAGAGAAAGAAGGTATGATTCATTTCACAGGGTTTATACTGTTAATGGGATTGATGCTTTTTATGGTATATAAAGACTTATTAAGATTTGTATTGTAA
- the ispG gene encoding flavodoxin-dependent (E)-4-hydroxy-3-methylbut-2-enyl-diphosphate synthase — MKIDRKSTKKIKVGEVTIGGDSPILIQSMTNTDTRDVSATVDQINKLIEAGCEIVRIAIPDMEAAKAVKEIKKQVNIPLVADIHFDYRLALECIDNGIDKLRLNPGNIGSVERVEMVVKKAKEKNIPIRIGVNGGSLDKKILDKYGKVTAEALVESALDHVGILEKLNFNDIIISLKASDVKLTLDAYRLMSRKVDYPLHVGVTEAGTIYKGTIKSAIGIGALLLDGIGDTIRVSLTGDPVEEVKVGKEILRSAGIRNFGINIISCPTCGRCQINLIDLAGRIEKKLENIQKPISVAIMGCAVNGPGEAREADIGIAGGSNSALLFKKGEIVGKIDEDKVEEVLLEEISKM, encoded by the coding sequence ATGAAAATAGATAGAAAAAGTACAAAAAAAATTAAGGTTGGAGAAGTTACCATTGGAGGTGACTCTCCTATTTTAATTCAATCAATGACTAATACGGATACAAGGGATGTATCAGCTACAGTAGATCAAATAAACAAATTAATAGAAGCAGGTTGTGAAATTGTTAGAATTGCCATACCTGATATGGAGGCTGCAAAGGCCGTTAAGGAAATAAAAAAACAAGTTAATATACCATTAGTTGCAGATATACATTTTGACTATAGGTTGGCATTAGAGTGTATAGACAATGGGATTGATAAACTAAGGCTTAATCCTGGTAACATAGGAAGTGTTGAGAGAGTAGAGATGGTAGTAAAAAAAGCTAAAGAGAAAAATATACCCATAAGAATCGGGGTAAACGGTGGTTCTTTAGATAAAAAAATATTAGATAAATATGGAAAGGTCACTGCAGAAGCTCTTGTGGAAAGTGCTCTAGACCATGTGGGCATTTTAGAAAAGTTAAACTTTAATGATATTATAATATCGTTAAAGGCATCAGATGTTAAATTGACACTAGATGCTTATAGGTTAATGTCTAGGAAAGTTGATTATCCATTGCATGTGGGAGTAACTGAAGCTGGAACCATATACAAGGGAACTATCAAGTCAGCCATAGGTATAGGAGCTCTGTTATTAGATGGAATAGGAGATACTATAAGAGTATCATTAACTGGAGATCCCGTAGAGGAAGTGAAGGTAGGAAAAGAAATATTAAGGTCGGCAGGAATAAGAAATTTTGGAATTAATATAATATCTTGTCCTACTTGTGGAAGATGCCAAATAAATTTAATAGATTTAGCTGGTAGAATTGAAAAAAAACTAGAAAATATTCAAAAGCCCATCTCGGTAGCCATAATGGGTTGTGCTGTAAATGGACCAGGAGAAGCTAGAGAAGCAGATATAGGTATAGCTGGTGGCAGTAATAGTGCCTTGTTATTTAAAAAAGGTGAAATAGTAGGAAAGATAGATGAGGACAAAGTGGAAGAGGTATTGCTGGAAGAGATAAGTAAGATGTAG